GCCGATGAGCACCGTCCGGTCCAGCGGACCGGGACGCAGCGCGGCGAGGATGCCGGACCCGACACCGATCAGGGTGACGAGCAGCGCCGCGTACGCGACGAGCAGCGCCGTGCTGGGCAGCCGGGAGGCGATGAGGTCGGTCACGTCCTGGTGGTACTGCGCGGAGGTCCCGAAGTCGCCTTGGAGGACGCCGCCGAGCCACTTCGCGTACTGGACGACCAGCGGGTCGTCCAGGTGGTACTGGGAGCGCAGGGCCGCCACGGCCTCGGGCGTCGCGGGGCGGCCGTGGAGCAGGAAGGTCACCGGGTCGCCGGGGGCCAGGTGGATGGCGCCGAAGACCACGAGAGAGGTCACGAACAGCACCGCCACCAGCCCGAGGAGCCGGCCGACGAGGTATCGGGTCATTACTTCGCGGCCCCGATCGTCGCGGCCCACGGGTAGTACAGCTGGGCGATGCCGGTGGGGGCACCGGTGATGCGCTTGCCGAGGAAGACCGAGTAGGGCGCCTCGTACACGGGGATGATCGGGAGCTCGCGCACCGCGATCTTCTGCAGCTCGGCGGTCTTCTCGGCGCGCTTGGCCGGGTCGGGCTCCGAGTTGGCGCGGTCGAAGGCGACGTCGTACTCGGCGTTCGACCAGTTGCCGTAGTTCCCGAAGTCCCCGGTGCGGAGGTACTGGTAGAACTCCAGCGGGTCGGGCGTGTTGTCGTACCCGTTGGTGATGACCAGGTCGAGTCCGGTGCGCGCGTTCGGGTCGACGAAGATGTTGCTGTACGCCTCGGGGGCGACCGACTTCAGCTCGATGGTGAGGCCGATCTGCCGTCCCGCGGCCTGGACGGCGTTGGCGACGACGCTGATCTCGGGTGCGAGGGTGCTGGTGACCAGGGTGATCGTGCGCCCGGAGACGCCGGCCTCCTGGACGAGCTTCTTGGCGGCCGCGATGTCGTACGCGGGCTCGGGCAGCGTGTCGTAGAGCGAGGCGGTCTTCTCGGGGGCCAGCGCCCAGGCACCGCGGGCGGCGGGGGCCTTCGCGGGGACGCCGACGCCACCGGCAGCGGCCTTGATGATGTTCTTCCGGTCCAGGGCCATGGAGAGGGCCTGGCGGACCTTGATGTTGCCGAGCGGGCCGTGGAAGTCGAGGACGGCGAGGTCCGCGGCGGCGGTGTTCGGGCCGAAGAGGAGCGTGCCCTTGCCGCTGGCCTTCAGCTGCTCGAACGAGGACGAGGGCACCAGGTAGCCGCCGTCGGCGGTACCGGACAGGAACGCGCTGGTGCGGGCCGCCGGGTCCTCGATGAAGGTGAACTTGACGGACTCGGACTTCGGGGCGAGCTTCGGGTCCCAGTAGGCCGCGTGCTTCTTGAGCGTGATGCCGGAGCCCTGGTCCCACTTGTCGAGGGAGAACGGGCCGGTGCAGTTCACGCCGCCCTTGGCGGTGCCGTAGTCCTTGCCGGCCTTGGCCAGGTAGGCGGCGCTCTCGATGGTGCCGGGGGAGGCGGCCATCAGCTCGTGCAGCAGGACGTCGGCCTTGCCGAGGCGGAGGGTCACCTCCAGCGGGCCGGTCTTCTCGATGGTGTCGACGTTCTTGAAGACCGAGCCCCAGGGGGAGCCGGTCTCCGGGTTCATCTGGCGCTTGAGGGAGGCCACGACGTCGTCGGCGGTCATGGTCGTGCCGTCGTGGAACTTCACCCCGGAGCGCAGGGTGTAGACCAGCGTGCGCGGATCGGGCTGCTTGTACGAGACGGCCAGACCGGGCTCGATCTTCATGTCGGGCGTGACGCGGAAGAGCTGCTCGCACACGTTGGCCAGCACCGTGTTCGGCGGGTAGTCGTACGCCAGGGCGTAGTCGAGCGTGTACGGCTCGGCGTACAGCGACCAGGTGAACGAGTCGAGGGTGCCCTTCGCCGGCGGTGAGGTCGGGGTGACCTGGTAGCCGGTGCCGCCGCTGGGCGTGGCGCCCGGCTTCGTGGCGCCGGAGCAGGCGGCGGTCGTGGCCGCGAGAGCGGCGGTACAGGTGAGGAGCGCGATGGTTCTCGACATGCGCATGCAGACCCACCCCTTTACGGGTGTAGTGACGGGCGCTGGGGGGATGGAGCGAGTATTGATGCGGGAACGTTCCCGCACAAGGTCTTGCGGGAACGGTTTTGCAAAGGTCAGGAGGGTGGCACCATCGCTCCATGACCTCTGGATCAAGGCACCGCGGGCAGCCCGCGTCGCCCACCCCGCGCGTCCGCCTCGTCGACGTCGCCCGCGAGGCGGGCCTGTCGAAGACGACCGTCTCGGCGGCTCTCAACGACACCGGAAGGCTCTCTCCCGCCGTACGGGAGAAGGCCCGCGAGACAGCTCGCAGAATGGGCTATCGGCCCAATGCCACCGCGCGCCAACTACGCGCGGGGCGAGCCAAGTTGATCGGATACGTGGTCGGGGAACTGTCCGACGCCCCCTGGGTCTTCCTGGAGTCGCCGTACTTCGCCAGGCTGACCGGGGCCACGGCGTCGACCGCGCTGCGACGCGGCTACGCCATGGTCCTGCTGCCCACCGGATCCCTGCAGAGCGAGTGGGCCGACCTGCCGCTCGACGCCGTGGTCGTCACCGACCCCGCCGCGGACGACCGGATCGTCGACGACCTGCTCGCCGCGGGGATCCCCGTGTTCAGCGACCGCTCCGTGGAGGGGCGGCCCGGGGCGTACTGGGTGGACGTCGACACGGACGCCGCCGTGCGCTCGGTCCTGGACCACTTCCTGGAGCAGGGGGCCCGGAGGCCCGTCCTCGTCGTGCCCGACAGCACCACCCTCTTCCACGCCGAGGTCTTCGCCGCCCACCGGGAGTGGTGCGCGGAGCACGGCCTTCCGGAGCGGGCCGTACGGGTCGGGGAACACGGCAACGGAGCGGTGATCCGCGCCGTCGAGACCGCCCTGGTGGAGGATCCGGCCGGTGGGGGCCGGCCGGACGCGCTCCTCGTCGTCGCCGAGGCGAGCCCGCCCCTCGTCCTGGAGGCGGCGCGCCGCCACGGCTACGACGTACCCGGCGATCTGCTCCTCGTCTGCGTGAGCGAGGACGCCACCGCCGAGCACACCGTGCCGCCCGTGACCACCCTGAGCCTGCGGCCCGAGGCGATCGCGGAGGCGGGCATCGACCACCTGGTGAACGTCCTGGAGCGCGGCAGTCGCGAACCGGCCGGGACGCTCGTCCCGACCCGCCTCGACGTCCGCGCGTCCTCGGTGAGGTCGCACGGCTAGGGCGTGTCCGGGGCCCCTGTCCGGTCAGACCGTGTGGACGAGCTTGCCGCCGACGTAGGTCCGCTCCACCTTCGCCTGGCCGATCTCCTCCGGCGGGGCCGTGAGGATGTCGCGGTCCAGGACCACGAGGTCGGCCAGGTTCCCGACGCGCAGGCTGCCCGCGTCGTCGAGCCCGTTCACATGGGCGGTGCCGGCGGTGTAGGCGGCCAGCGCGGTCGGGAGGTCGATGCACTGCTCGGGGAAGAAGGCCGGCGCGCCGGTGGACTCCGGGTCCCTGCGGTTCACGGCCACGTGGATGCCCGCGATCGGGTCGGGGCTGCTGACGGGCCAGTCGCTGCCGGCGACGAGCGTGGCGCCGGCGCGGACGAGGTCCCCGAAGGGGTACTGCCAGGCCGCGCGCTCCGCACCGAGGAACGGGATGGTCAGCTCGTCCATCTGCGGCTCGTGGGCCGCCCACAGCGGCTGGATGTTGGCGAGCGCGCCGAGCGCGGCGAAGCGGCCCAGGTCGTCGGGGTGGACCACCTGGAGGTGGGCGAGGTGGTGGCGGTTGCCGCGGCGTCCGTTGGCGGCGATCGCGGCCTCGATCGCGTCGAGCGCCTCCCGGACGGCCCGGTCGCCCAGGGCGTGGAAGTGGACCTGGAAGTCGAGGGCGTCGAGCTCGGTCACGTAGCCGCGCAGCGCGTCGGGGTCGACGAAGCTCAGGCCGGAGTTGGCGGTGGCGCAGCCACAGCCGTCCAGGTACGGGGTGGTCATCGCGGCGGTGAAGTTCTCCGCGACGCCGTCCTGCATGATCTTCACCGAGGTCGCCCGGAACCGGCCGGCCCTCAGCTTCTCGCGCCGCGCCACCAGCTCGGGGATCTGCTCGGCGCCCCGCTCGCGGTCCCACCAGAGCGCGCCGGTCACCCGGGCGGTGAGCGTGCCGTCGAGCGCGGCCGTCAGGTAGGCGTCGGAGGGGTCGGGCTGCCCGTGGAACTCACCGAGCATCGCGTCCTGCCAGCCGGTGATCCCGACGGAGTGCAGCAGCGCCTGGGCGCGGTAGAGCCCGGCGAGACGGTCGGCGAAGGTGCTCGGGGGCACCAGGTGGCCGACGAGGCCGGCGGCACCCTCCTGCAGCATGCCGCTGGGGGTGCCGTCCGGCTCCCGCTCGATGCGGCCGTCGGCGGGGTCCGGGGTGTCGGCGGTGAGGCCGGCCAGTTCGAGCGCCCGCGTGTTGGCCCAGGAGCCGTGGTGGTCACGGTTCGACAACAGGACCGGGCGGTCCGGGACGACCGAGTCCAGCAGCTGCCGGGTCGGCAGTCCGCCGTCGAAGCTCTCCATCGACCAGCCGCCGCCGGTGATCCACTCGCGGTCCGGGTTCGCGTCGGCGTAGGCGCGGACCAGACGCAGGTACTCGGCGACGTCGACCGTCTCCGACAGATCGCACTGGGCCAGCTCCCCCCCGGCGAACACCGGGTGGATGTGGGAGTCCTGGAAGCCCGGGACCAGCAGCTTCCCCGTGAGGTCGACGACCTCGGTGTCCGGGCCGATGAGCTCGCGCACCTCGTCGTGGCCGACGGCCGCGATCCGGTCGCCGACGACGGCGAGCGAGGTCGCCCGGGTACGGGCCGGGTCCACCGTGAAGACGGGACCGCGGGTGAAGACCAGATCGGCCTTGGCCATGCGAATGCTCCAGAACGAGAGGCGGCAGGTGGTTGGGCGCTATGGAAGCGGCAAGGCCGTTTACACGTCAATAGCGTTGACGTAAGGTCCCGGTCATGTCCGAACGTGTGGTTCCCGAAGGAAGCCGACAGCGCCGCCGCCCCACCAAGCAGGGCGCCATGCTCTCGGAGCAGCTGATCGTCGACACGGCGCTCCGTCTGGTCGCCCAGCACGGCGCCGAAGCGCTGTCGGTACGGCGCCTGGGCGCGGCCCTCGGCGCCGACCCCAGCGCCCTCTACCGCTACTTCCGCAACACCGACGCCCTCGTCCTCGCGCTCGCCGACGAGCTGATCGGCCGGGCCCAGGAGGGGTGGACGGCGACGGGGGACTGGCAGACGGACCTCCGCTCGATGGGCCTGCGGGTCCACTCCTGTTACCTTGCGTACCCACAGGCCGCCGTCCTCGCGGCGCACCGGACCACAGGGCGTCCGCACGAGACCCGCGCCGTGGAGCGGATCCTCGGCATCCTCCGCTCCGGAGGCTTCCCCGACCCCCTCGCCGTGCGGATCTACCACGCCTTCGTCGACCAGGCCCTCGCCTTCGCCGCCCAGGACGCCGCCGCGAAGGCCCTGCCGCCTGCCGCCCGGGACGGGGACGAGGAGGTCTGGCAGTCGGTCTACAGCCGACTGTCGGCGGACACCCATCCGAACATCGCCGCCACCTACCCCCTCCTCGCCGCCGACATGCGGGACAGCGGCTACCCCTTCGCCCTGGAGCTGATGCTCGTCGCGGTGGCGGCGCTCCGGCCTCGGGACACCCCCTGAGGGGGCGTCCCGAGGGATCGGGTACGTGCTCCGAGGCGGGAAGCCCGCCTTCTCGGTGGCCGGCCTCAGTAGCCGACGCGGACCCCCGTGACCACGTGACGGTCCGTCAGTCCGCCGGTGGCGCCGCCGAATCCGACCAGCACGTTCTGCGGCAGCGTCACCGCCACGTCGATGACCTGGACACCGTCGACGAGGACGAGGAGCCGCCCGGTGGCCGTCACGTTCACGTCGACCACATGGCTGCCCGTACGCAGCGCGGGGACGGCGGTCGAGGTCGCCACGTACCGCAGGGTGGACGCCGAACCGCTGGTGGCCACCCCCACGAAGTTCGACGACGGCTCCCCGGGATTGCGGTACGTGTCCAGGGTGACGGCCACCCCGGGCAGCCCGCTGTAGCCGAGGCCACCGCCCCCGAACCCCAGCGACTTCGGGGTGGCCCGGGCCGCGTCGAGGAGCATCAGGGCGAGCCCGTCGGCGCCCGTCCCTCCCGAGAGGGTCGCCGTGAACCGCGCCCGCAGCCGCGCCGAGGGCACCGCCGTGGCCTGGATCGCCGAGCCCTTGACGTACGTCTGCGCGGGATTGAGGACGAGACTCGTACCGGACGGGACGGCCGTGCCGTTGTACGTCCAGCCGTTCGGCCCGGGCGGCGGCAGCGCGTACGACGGGGAGGTGATCGCCGCGCCCCGCACGGCGTGGATGTCGGTCAGGCCCCCCGTCCCTCCGGTGAAGGCGAGGAGCGCGGCCGGGGGCAGCGAGGCCACCGTGGTCCGCAGCCGCTGGATGCCGTCCACGGAGACCGTGACCGTCTTGCCGGTGACCGCCACGGAGACCGTGTGCGTGCCCGCGCGCAGGTTCGGGACGCTCGACGTCGTCGCCGCGTACGTGAGGACCGAGCCGCTGCCGCCGGTGGCCACACCGACGAAGTTGGCCGACGGGTCCCCGGTGTTGCGGTACGTGTCGAAGGCGACGGCCACGCCCGGGAGACCGGCGTAGCCGAGGCCGCCGCCGACACCGCCGAGCGCGGTGGGAGTCGCCCTGGCCGGGTCGAGGAGGGCGAAGGTGAGCCCGTCGGCCCCGCTGCCGCCGCCGATCACCGTGGTGAACGAGGCCTTGAGACCGTCGGTGAGCACGGGCACGGGCCAGACCGCCGAACCCCGCTGGGACGCGCTCGCCTGGGTGAGCTGGAGGTCGTCGCCGGAGATCCCGGCCGAGCCGTTGAGCCGCCAGCCGCCCGCGCCGGGGGAGGGCACGGTGACCCCCGTGCCGGCCACCCCGGAACCGGTCAGCGTCTCGTTGCGCGGACCGCGCCCGTCGTCCGAGGTCAGCTCGTACGCGGCGGTGACCGCCCCGATCGAGGTGGGCGAGAACGTCACCGCCTGGTGGACCACGTCCTCCGGGCCGAGGACCTGGCCCTCGCTGATCGGGTTCGTCACGTGGAAGGGAGCCGCCGGCGGCTTCGCCTTGGTGATGGTGAGCGGGATGTTTCCGGTGTTGCTGATGTCGAAGGTCCTGGTCACCGACTGACCGACCTTCACCTGACCGAAGGCCGTCGAGGTGGGCGTGATCGTGAGCTCCGCGCGCCCGGTCACCGCCGTACCGGTCACGGCGACGGACGCCGTGCCGTTCGGGCCGGTGACGGAGACCGTCCCCGTGTGCTCCCCGGCGGCCGTCGGGGCGTACGCCACCTGCACGGTGACGGACTGCCGGGGCCGCACGACCGTGCCGACGGCCGGCGGATCCGAGGCGCCGAAGGGGGCGCCGGGGACGGAGACCGCCGAGATCGTCTCGTCGGCCGTGCCCGTGTTCGTGAACGTCACGCCCAGCGCCTTGCTGGTCGTGGTCGCCACCGTGCCGAAGTCGAGCGCGCCCGGCGAGGCGAGGAACCCGGGCCGGGTGCCGTAGCCGGTCAGTCCGAGCGCGCTGTCGCCGAGGTCGGTGGCGAAGGTCAGCGCCGAGGTGTCGGGGCCGGGCGCGGTGGGCGAGAACGTCACCTGGGCGGTGTGGGACTCGCCGGCCCGCAGCGTGCGCGGCAGCCCGGCGGAGGTCGCGGTGAACGGTCCGCCCGCCGGAGTGCTCACCCCGGTGAGCGTCACGTCCCGGGTCGCCGTGACCGTGGCCGTGACGGTCCCGGCCGCCCCGACCGCCACCTCGCCCGCGTCCACCGGCTCACCCGTCAGGGCGGTGTTCGCCGGACGCCCGAAGGCCAGCACGTGACCGTCCCTGGTGCCCACGTAGACACGCCCGCCGTCGGTGGCCGGCACGGCGAACTTCGACGCCACCCCGATCGGCGCCGACCAGCGCAGCCGCAGCGCCCCGTTCACCGGCACGGCGTCGTACGCGCGCAGCTGCCCGTTGGCGCCGCTCGCCCCGTCCGAGGCGATCGCCCACACGAGCGCCGACCCCGCGTTCGTACCCGTCGAGGTGACCACCGGGGAACCCGAGGTATAGCCGAACCGCTGGGCGCTGCTCCCCGTGTTGGTCAGGCCCGGCAGGCCCGAGCCGGTCAGCCCGTACGCGAAGGCCCGCAGCGGGCCGCCGCTGCCGATCGTGTAGACGTAGCCGCCCTGCCCGCCGTACACGGCGGGATGCCCCCAGACGCCCTCGTACGGGCCGAAGGCGCCGAGCACCTTGTCGGTGCCGCCCGGCCCCTGACTCCGGCCGCCGAGGTCGTCCCGGTCGAGCAGGAACAGCCGCCCGTCCTTGCCGATCTGGACGAGGAGCCGTGGATACCGGCTGGTGCCGAAGACCGGGCCGGGCAGGGCGACCGGACCGCCCGAGCCCAGGTCGGTGTCGTTCAGGTCGAGCTGGGAGGCGTTGGCGGGGCTGAAGAAGTCCTGTGCCGACATCGTGCCGTCGCTGTTCACGCCGAGCCGGACCACCGACTCCGCCAGCTGGCCGGGCGGCAGCCGGCCGGGACCGGGCGCGGGGGAGACCCCGTTGCCCGTCGAGAAGAGGATCCGGCCCGGGCCGTCGGAGACGAGACCGCCGCCGCTCATCCAGATCCCGGCCATGCCGTTGGCGGAGGAGTCCTCGGTGGCCCAGAGCGTGGTCCGGCGCGTCGCGGTGTCGACGCCCATGACGTACCCGACGTACGGGCCGCGGTCGCAGTGCGAGGCGAAGGCGGCGTAGACGGAGCCGCCCATCAGGAGCAGCCCCGGCCGCTGACCCGCCGTGTACGGGTTGAACGCCCGGCCCGGATCGTTCACCGGGGCGCCCGCCACCTTCACCGGCCAGCCCGCGCGCTCGGCGCCGGTCACCGGGTCGAGGGCGTGCAGGTACCAGTTGGGATGCTGGACGTCGGGCCCGTCGTTCACCTTGGACGTGAGGTACACGGCGTTCGTCGCCGGGTCGTAGACCGGCGTGGCGGTCACCCCGACGTTCGGTACCAGGTCCCCGCAGCTGATCGCCGAGGCGGGCCACGGGGCGCCGAGGTTCTTGGACCAGGTGATCCCCCCGCCGGCCGCGTCGATCCCGTACACCTTGTTGTTCTCGGTGGCCGCGACGAGCGTCCGCCCCACGACCAGCGGCTGCGCGTAGACCTGGCCGTCGACCGTGGTCGAGAACTGCAGGCCGAAGTCCGAGCTCGACACCTGGTCCGGCGCGAGTCCGGGCTCGTCCCGGTCCCAGCCGGTCCGCAGGTCGTCGTGGGAGATCGTGGTCTGGTCGGCGGGGAGCGTGCTCCGCACCACCGGAGGCCGTGGCGCCGCGGTGGAAGCCGGCGCGGCGGCGGCGCCCGCGCCCGCCACCAGGCACATCGTCAGCAGTCGGGCGATCGCCCTGCGTCGGCCGGCCATCTCTCCCCCTTCACCTGGTCGCGCGGGCGCGGAACCCGAAGCGCTCCGCCGAGGTCATCGTGAACCGGGCCCCAAGGGGAAGGAGGCCGCCGACCGGCCCCTCCCGCCGAGGTCCACCCGATCGGCCTCGGAAAGCGGTGCGTCGGCGGAACGGCGGCGATGTCGACGCACGTGGCCTCGTCGCTCGTGGCGAGTACCGAGCTCCCTCACTCTCCCGACAGTTCGCCGAGCAGCTTCCACGTACGGCGGCGGTCGGCCTCGCCGCCCAGGTCCGTCGCCGTGAACACCACCTCCGTCGCCCCCGCCTCGCGGTAGCGCCGCACCTCGGCGGCGACGGTCTCCTCGTCGCCGATCACCGCCAGGTCGGCGGCCCGCGTGCCGCCGGAGCGCTCGATGACACGCTGGTAGGACGGGATCCGTTCGTAGAGCGCGAGGGCCTCGGTCGCCTTCTCCCGTACGGCCCCGGCGTCCGCCGTGACCACACCGGGGACGAGGGCCACGATCCGCGGCGCGGGCCTGCCCGCCGCCTTCGCCGCGGCGGTGACGGTGGGGACGATGTCCTCGGCGAGCGCGCGCGGACCGGCCAGGAACGGCAGGATGCCGTCGGCGAGCCGGCCGCTGACCCGCAGGGCCTGCGGTCCCATGGCGGCGACGAGGAGCGGCACCGGCGGCTGGGCCCCGGGAACCGCCGCCGGCCACGGCGTCGTGGCCGTGAGGAGCTCGCCGTGGAAGTCCGCGGCGCCCGTCTCCACCAGCTGGCGCAGGGCCGTGAGGAACTCCCGGAGCAGCCCGACGGGCCGCTCGTACGGGATGCCGAACCCTTCCTCGGTGAGGTGCTTGGTGCCGAGGGCCAGCCCGAGGTGGTAGCGGCCGCCGGTGGCGGCCTGGGCGGTCTGGGCCTGGCTGGAGACGATCAGCGGATGGCGGCCGAAGACGGGTATCGCGGCGGTTCCGACCTGCAGTCCCGGCACCTCGCGCCCGACGATAGCGGCGAGCGACGGCGAGTCGTACGCGAAGGACTGGCCGAACCACGCGGAGTGCAGTCCGGCGTCGCGGGCCTCCCGCGCGAGTCGCACCGTGTCGTCGATCGGGAGCTGCCGGGAGGTCGAGCTGAGGATTACTCCGAGAGTCATGTCAGGGCCAACGGGCCTGTTCGCGAACGGCATTCCCGCTCCCGTACGACAGTCGTGTGTCGGCTCCGTGAACGTCGTGGGGGAGCGGGAGGCCGTGGCGGGCCGGGCCGGCTACAGGGTGACCGGCTTGCCGCCGAGGGTCACGGCGAGACGGCCGTCCGTGGCGTACGACCAGCTCAGCGCGCCGGAGTACGCGGCGCAGCGGGAGCCGTTCGTGCCGGACCAGAACTGGTTGGAGCCGTCGACGTCACCGATGGTGCGGTCGTTCGTGCCGCTGCCACTCCGGCACGAGGTGTTGTTCCGGAACACCGAAGTGCCCGCGTCGAACGAGTAGTTGCGCTGGGCGTTGTCGATGCTGAGGTTGTTCGACACGGCCATCGAGCCCGGGTTGCTGTTGTACGTGAAGCCGTGCTTGCCGTTGTGGTAGGCGATGCTGCGCCGGACCACGTGATCGACCGCGATGTCCTCGCCGCCCAGCTTGTAGCCGTTGCGGTCGCCGCTCGCGTTCTGGGTGCCGTCGGAGAGGGTGCCGTTGTCGTAGGCGAGGGAGTCCTCGATGGTGACCGTGCCGATGGGGCCGGTGTCGGTCTTCGTGTAGAGGTCCCAGCCGTCGTCGATGTTGTGGTGGGCCACGGCGTAGCGGAAGACGTTCCCCGGACCGACCGTGAGCTTGGCGGCGAAGCCGTCGGCGTCCTCGCCGTCGGAGTCGGCGTTGTCGTGCGACTCCGCGCTCAGGACGAGGTTGTTCGACGGCCACTGGCTCTGGGGCGTGGTGGAGGCGATACGGGAGAGCTGAAGGCCCGAGTCGCGGTTGAAGCGCGTCACCGTGCGCTCGATGACGTTGTTGCTGCCGCCGACGAAGATGCCGTTGTCACCGGCGCGTTCGACGACGATGCCGCTCACGTGCCAGTAGGAGCCGTTCACGGCGAGCCCGCGGTTCGCCGGGTCCTCGGTCATGGCCGAGAAGTTCAGTACCGGGTTCTCGCCGGGGTAGGCGGAGAGCTTCGTGCGGGCGGAGGCCGTGCCGTTGGTGCCGGCGGGGATGGTGATCGTCTGGGAGTGGTTGTACGTGCCGCCGCGGAGGTAGATCGTCCCTCCGGAGGTGACGCGGGCGATGGCCGAACTCAGCGTGGTGGGAGCCGAGACGGTTCCCGCGGCGGCGTCCGTTCCGTTCGGCGCCACGTACAGCGCGCCGCCCGTCGGCGGGGTGGTGGTGCCGGATGTCTCGACGTCGATCCGGTCGATGT
Above is a genomic segment from Streptomyces sp. NBC_00094 containing:
- a CDS encoding carbohydrate-binding protein; protein product: MRTGPVIACVSLLAGTLVALTGTTAQAATTTYEAETSPAVCTGTIDSDWAGFSGTGFCNGTNAVGAYAQFTVNAPAAGTATLTVRFANGTTTARPAALTVNGSAVASSSYEATGAWTTWATKTYTVPVNAGTNTVRFNPTSAAGLPNIDRIDVETSGTTTPPTGGALYVAPNGTDAAAGTVSAPTTLSSAIARVTSGGTIYLRGGTYNHSQTITIPAGTNGTASARTKLSAYPGENPVLNFSAMTEDPANRGLAVNGSYWHVSGIVVERAGDNGIFVGGSNNVIERTVTRFNRDSGLQLSRIASTTPQSQWPSNNLVLSAESHDNADSDGEDADGFAAKLTVGPGNVFRYAVAHHNIDDGWDLYTKTDTGPIGTVTIEDSLAYDNGTLSDGTQNASGDRNGYKLGGEDIAVDHVVRRSIAYHNGKHGFTYNSNPGSMAVSNNLSIDNAQRNYSFDAGTSVFRNNTSCRSGSGTNDRTIGDVDGSNQFWSGTNGSRCAAYSGALSWSYATDGRLAVTLGGKPVTL